A genomic stretch from Rhodomicrobium vannielii ATCC 17100 includes:
- a CDS encoding class I SAM-dependent methyltransferase codes for MKQALRTRRPLKPDYGIDKPKALARLFLAGMAALAAGYLLPSYETPAVTAPLLGPTLLALGCLSLGACALMLAWSLKGKFVVRDRMLNLVRWRGNETVLDLGTGRGLLAIGAAGRLKTGIVVGIDAWESARASATIEDAQRNLDLAGVADRVELRNDDPRDIGFVDKSFDVVLSLSFLHTLDTEAARAAVCREIARVLRPRGLVAIADVGHGAEYAKALEAAGLKVDKPRTLYPLVFTALELVVARKTA; via the coding sequence ATGAAGCAAGCTCTGCGGACGCGGCGGCCGCTCAAGCCGGACTATGGAATCGACAAGCCGAAAGCATTGGCGCGGCTTTTTCTTGCGGGCATGGCGGCGCTCGCGGCGGGTTATCTGCTGCCATCGTACGAGACGCCTGCGGTGACGGCTCCCCTCCTCGGCCCGACGCTCCTCGCGCTCGGTTGCCTCAGCCTCGGCGCCTGTGCGCTCATGCTCGCATGGTCGCTCAAGGGGAAGTTCGTCGTACGGGATCGCATGCTGAACCTCGTTCGATGGCGCGGCAACGAAACCGTGCTCGACCTCGGCACCGGGCGCGGCCTGCTGGCCATCGGTGCGGCGGGGCGCCTGAAGACCGGGATCGTTGTCGGCATCGACGCTTGGGAAAGCGCGCGGGCGTCCGCGACCATCGAAGACGCTCAGCGCAATCTCGATCTGGCGGGCGTGGCCGACCGCGTGGAACTGCGCAACGACGATCCGCGCGATATTGGCTTCGTCGACAAGTCCTTCGACGTGGTGCTCTCGCTGTCGTTTCTGCACACGCTCGACACGGAGGCGGCGCGGGCCGCCGTATGCCGCGAGATCGCGCGCGTGCTGAGGCCTCGCGGCCTTGTCGCCATCGCCGATGTCGGGCACGGCGCCGAATATGCGAAGGCGCTCGAAGCGGCCGGGCTCAAGGTAGACAAACCGCGAACGCTTTATCCGCTGGTGTTTACCGCGCTGGAACTCGTCGTCGCCCGCAAGACTGCTTGA